From one Sesamum indicum cultivar Zhongzhi No. 13 linkage group LG13, S_indicum_v1.0, whole genome shotgun sequence genomic stretch:
- the LOC105176174 gene encoding protein rough sheath 2 homolog has protein sequence MKERQRWQPEEDALLRAYVKQYGPKEWNLIPQRMGKPLDRDPKSCLERWKNYLKPGIKKGSLTPEEQNLVISLQAKYGNKWKKIAAEVPGRTAKRLGKWWEVFKEKQLKQLQKSQKNHLDYGTPPGVSAVASGGSPVKAAQGKYDHILETFAEKYVQPKLFPFQSATTNMIMPAANLSLPEPPPVLSLGSITEPVNSACTSGAPLPPWMNMNMNTTPTTTSSLTSSSSTPSPSVSLTLSPSEPAVLDPIHPEITGIPPRFFPVQQVGLLLQHCKELEEGRENWMRHKKEATWRLNRLEQQLESEKARRRREKTEEIEAKIRCLREEETAFMSRIEGEYREQVKALEREAEAKEAKLMEGWCSNQVKLGKLLAQIGHGFSAPPPN, from the coding sequence ATGAAGGAGCGTCAGAGGTGGCAGCCGGAAGAAGACGCCCTCCTCCGCGCCTATGTCAAGCAATACGGTCCCAAGGAATGGAACCTCATCCCCCAACGCATGGGCAAACCCCTCGACAGGGATCCCAAATCGTGTCTTGAGCGATGGAAAAACTACCTCAAGCCCGGGATCAAGAAGGGGTCGCTGACTCCCGAAGAGCAAAATCTCGTGATTTCGCTCCAGGCAAAGTACGGCAATAAGTGGAAGAAAATCGCCGCCGAGGTCCCCGGCCGAACCGCTAAGCGTCTAGGGAAGTGGTGGGAGGTTTTCAAGGAGAAGCAGCTCAAGCAGCTTCAGAAATCGCAGAAGAATCACCTGGATTACGGAACACCGCCGGGTGTCTCCGCCGTGGCAAGCGGTGGGTCGCCGGTTAAAGCTGCGCAGGGGAAGTACGACCATATATTGGAGACCTTTGCGGAGAAGTACGTGCAGCCTaaattgtttccttttcaGTCGGCGACGACCAATATGATTATGCCGGCGGCCAACCTTTCGCTTCCGGAACCGCCGCCGGTGCTTTCACTAGGATCAATTACAGAACCGGTGAATTCCGCTTGTACATCCGGAGCCCCGCTCCCGCCTTGGATGAACATGAACATGAACACTACTCCCACCACGACGTCGTCCTTaacctcctcctcctccactcCATCGCCTTCCGTAAGCCTGACGCTCTCACCTTCCGAACCGGCCGTCCTAGATCCAATCCACCCGGAGATCACAGGAATTCCGCCCCGGTTTTTCCCTGTCCAACAAGTGGGCCTCCTGCTTCAGCACTGTAAGGAGCTGGAAGAAGGAAGAGAGAACTGGATGCGGCACAAGAAAGAGGCTACATGGCGACTGAATCGGCTGGAGCAGCAGCTGGAGTCGGAGAAGGCGCGGCGGAGGAGGGAGAAAACGGAGGAAATAGAAGCGAAGATACGGTGCCTGAGGGAGGAGGAAACGGCGTTCATGAGCAGAATTGAGGGAGAGTACAGAGAGCAAGTGAAGGCGTTGGAGAGGGAAGCGGAAGCGAAAGAAGCGAAGTTAATGGAAGGTTGGTGCAGTAATCAGGTGAAGCTGGGGAAGCTGCTTGCACAGATTGGCCATGGCTTCTCAGCCCCGCCTCCCAACTGA
- the LOC105176175 gene encoding geranylgeranyl pyrophosphate synthase, chloroplastic — MSALVNPITTWSRTSSVKDVNGSRFRSTPFILPHPLHSNLPVSFCFSDPTRKPVSFSSLTVSAVLVKEQKEESKIIEKAPTFDFKNYMLGKASSVNKALEEAILLREPLKIHESMRYSLLAGGKRVRPMLCIAACELVGGQESTAMPAACAVEMIHTMSLMHDDLPCMDNDDLRRGKPTNHKMFGEDVAVLAGDALLAFSFEHVATATKGVSSARIVRVIGELAKCIGSEGLVAGQVVDICSEGLSEVGLDHLEFIHLHKTAALLEASVVLGAILGGANDEEVERLRKFARCIGLLFQVVDDILDVTKSSQELGKTAGKDLVADKTTYPKLLGIDKSRELAERLNTEAQEQLVGFDPIKAAPLIALANYIAYRDN; from the coding sequence ATGAGCGCCCTTGTGAATCCCATAACGACATGGTCACGAACAAGCTCTGTGAAAGATGTTAATGGGAGCAGATTCAGATCCACGCCCTTTATCCTGCCGCATCCACTCCACAGCAATCTGCCCGTCTCTTTCTGTTTCTCAGACCCCACGAGGAAGCCCGTCAGTTTTTCGTCACTCACAGTATCAGCAGTCCTGGTGAAAGAGCAGAAAGAGGAGAGCAAGATCATTGAGAAAGCTCCCACCTTtgatttcaagaattacatGCTGGGGAAGGCGAGTTCTGTGAACAAAGCCTTGGAAGAAGCAATCTTGCTGAGGGAGCCCTTGAAGATTCATGAGTCCATGAGGTATTCTCTTCTTGCAGGGGGGAAGAGAGTGAGGCCCATGCTTTGTATTGCTGCCTGTGAGCTTGTGGGTGGGCAAGAATCCACTGCCATGCCGGCTGCCTGCGCGGTTGAGATGATCCACACCATGTCCCTGATGCATGATGACTTGCCCTGCATGGATAACGATGATTTGAGGAGAGGAAAGCCCACAAACCACAAGATGTTTGGTGAGGATGTGGCTGTTTTGGCTGGTGATGCCCTTTTAGCTTTTTCCTTTGAGCATGTGGCCACTGCCACAAAGGGGGTGAGTTCAGCGAGAATTGTTAGGGTGATTGGTGAATTGGCCAAGTGTATTGGTTCAGAAGGGCTGGTGGCTGGACAAGTGGTTGATATATGCTCTGAGGGGTTGTCTGAAGTGGGATTGGATCATTTGGAGTTCATTCATCTCCACAAGACTGCTGCTTTATTGGAGGCATCAGTGGTGTTGGGGGCCATTTTAGGAGGAGCAAATGACGAAGAGGTTGAAAGGTTGAGGAAGTTTGCTAGGTGTATTGGGCTGTTGTTTCAGGTGGTGGATGATATTCTTGATGTCACCAAGTCTTCCCAAGAATTGGGGAAGACTGCTGGGAAAGACTTGGTGGCTGATAAGACCACATACCCTAAGCTTCTTGGCATTGACAAGTCAAGAGAGCTTGCTGAGAGATTGAATACGGAAGCTCAGGAGCAGCTCGTTGGATTCGATCCCATCAAGGCTGCTCCACTGATTGCTCTGGCTAATTACATTGCTTATAGGGACAACTGA